Proteins encoded in a region of the Ranitomeya imitator isolate aRanImi1 chromosome 9, aRanImi1.pri, whole genome shotgun sequence genome:
- the DYNC1LI2 gene encoding cytoplasmic dynein 1 light intermediate chain 2 produces the protein MAAERKLLGADRGEAPGAGGEEDEGQSLWSSILSDVSTRARNKLPCGKNILVLGEDGSGKTTLMAKLQGADHNKKGRGLEYLYLSIHDEDRDDHTRCNVWILDGDLYHKGLLKFALSADTIRDTLAVFVGDMSRPWTIMESLLKWASVLREHIDKLKISPEEIRDLEQKIVKDFQEYVEPEDASSGSPQRRGPASSGTDDENVILPLGDNILTHNLGMPVLVVCTKCDAVSVLEKEHDYRDEYFDFIQSHIRRFCLQYGAALIYSSVKEEKNLDLLYKYIVHKTYGFHFSTPAMVVEKDAVFIPAGWDNEKKIGILHENFTSVKPEDAFEDFIVKPPVRKLVHDKEVAAEDEQVFLMKQQSYLAKQPATPTRASESPARAPTGSPRAPGRTGPTAVPSSSPMAAVKKPDPNIKNAAASEGVLASFFNSLLSKKTGSPGSPGAPGSAPNSAKKAGQKPVLTNVQEELDRMSRQPDTVLANSSPTENEA, from the exons ATGGCGGCGGAGAGGAAGCTGCTGGGCGCTGACCGGGGGGAGGCACCGGGAGCGGGGGGCGAAGAAGACGAGGGGCAGAGTCTGTG GTCATCTATTCTCAGCGATGTCTCCACCCGGGCACGGAACAAGCTACCCTGCGGGAAAAATATCCTAGTGTTAG GGGAAGATGGATCGGGAAAGACGACTCTGATGGCAAAGCTCCAAGGAGCGGATCATAACAAGAAAGGACGAGGCCTGGAATATTTGTATCTGAGCATTCATGATGAGGACCGAGATG ATCACACGCGCTGCAACGTTTGGATCTTGGACGGAGATCTGTACCACAAAGGCCTTTTAAAGTTCGCCTTGTCTGCGGACACAATCCGCGACACGCTGGCTGTGTTTGTGGGCGACATGTCCAGGCCGTGGACGATAATGGAATCGCTGCTGAAGTGGGCAAGCGTTTTACGGGAACACATAGACAAGCTGAAGATTTCACCTGAGGAGATTagagacctggaacagaaga TCGTTAAGGATTTTCAGGAATATGTGGAGCCAGAAGACGCGTCCTCGGGGTCCCCGCAGAGGAGGGGTCCCGCCTCATCGGGCACAGATGACGAGAATGTCATTTTGCCGCTCGGAGACAATATTCTCACTCACAATCTCGGCATGCCAGTGCTGGTCGTGTGCACCAAG TGTGACGCAGTCAGCGTGCTGGAGAAGGAGCACGACTACAGAGACGAGTATTTTGACTTCATCCAGTCTCACATCCGGAGGTTCTGCCTGCAGT ATGGAGCCGCCTTAATTTATTCTTCAGTGAAAGAAGAGAAGAACTTGGATCTTCTGTACAAGTACATTGTCCATAAGACCTATGGCTTCCACTTCAGCACGCCTGCCATGGTGGTGGAGAAAGACGCTGTGTTTAT TCCTGCCGGCTGGGACAACGAGAAGAAAATCGGAATTTTGCATGAAAATTTCACAAGCGTCAAACCTGAAGATGCCTTTGAGGACTTTATTGTAAAGCCGCCTGTAAGAAAG CTCGTCCATGATAAGGAGGTGGCGGCAGAAGACGAGCAGGTTTTCCTGATGAAGCAGCAG TCCTACTTGGCAAAGCAACCGGCCACTCCGACAAGAGCCTCG GAGTCTCCAGCCAGAGCTCCCACCGGATCCCCCCGAGCTCCAGGTCGTACCGGACCCACCGCCGTGCCCAGCTCTTCACCAATGGCGGCTGTCAAAAAGCCGGACCCTAATATTAAGA ATGCTGCCGCCAGCGAAGGAGTCTTGGCCAGTTTCTTCAATAGTCTTTTGAGTAAAAAGACAGGATCCCCCGGGAGTCCAGGAGCGCCGGGGTCTGCTCCGAACTCCGCCAAGAAAGCAG GACAGAAGCCCGTACTGACCAACGTCCAGGAGGAGCTGGACAGAATGAGCCGCCAGCCGGACACCGTGTTAGCGAACTCTTCCCCTACGGAGAACGAGGCCTGA